A region of the Psychrilyobacter piezotolerans genome:
GGATAAAAGATTTTGTAAACATTTTGGTATAGATTTAATTGGAATTTTTAGAGCAATTATTATTAATAATCGAAGTAAAAAAAGAAAACAAGGTGCAAGTACAATAACACAACAAATATATGATATAAAAAGAGAGAAAAAGAAATTAATTAGAGATAGAACTTATAGAAGAAAAGTTAAGCAGGCATTATACAGTTTAAAAATAGAGCTTTTAGAAGAAAAACATGAAATATTAAAATATTATTTAGAAAATGTATATTTAGGAAAAAGGTACTACGGCATAGAAAATGCAGCTCAAGGGTACTTTGGAAAGACATTAGATTTATTAAAGAAAGAAGAAATTTTTTTTATCATTGAGAGAATTGCTAGCCCAAATAAATTATTAAAAAATAGGGTAAGAACTCTTTTAAATAGAAAAATAATAAAAAGTTCTTTTTCTAAATATGAATTAAAAAATCTTTTAGATCTTTATGTAAAATTTCAAAAGGGGGAATTATGCCAGAAGAACAACACAAAATTGGTTTAGAATATGTACAAAAATTTGGAGCTATACTAACAGCTAATTTACAACATTCTAATTTTAAAGTCACATTCAATGCTTATGATAATCCAAATAAATTAAAATTTAAAACAGAAACTAAAAAAGAAATTAGTTTTGATCTTCAAGGATTCATGAAATATAAAAATATTTCAAGAGATGTTTGGATAGAATCAAAAGGATATTCAGAAGGAAGTAATTTATTAAATCAATATAAAAATTTTATCGCTAGGTCTTTTTTTATTTGGAATACAAATGAGAGATATCAAGATGATATTTTTATTTTTATAACTAATGTTCCATTTGGTAGCACTCTAGGAAAAAAATTAAATAGTAAAGAATTTGTAAAAGCAAGTGTATTGGAATTTGGTACTGAATATTTTAAGGACTTGAATGGCATTAAAGAATTAGAAGGAACTATATATGAATTTTTTAAAAATATATTTCCAATAATATTAACAGATTCATATATCGAATTAATTTCAGAAACCTTTAAAGTTAGCGAAGGTCAAAGTTTGTGGAATTTGTGGCGAGACCGTGAAAATAAAAATTTATCTTGGGATCAATTTGAAGCTCTGATGGGAATATTAAATGTTAACAAAAAGAATTTTGATTTATTAAGAAAAGGTGAAGTTTTGAATATTCCAATTGGAATTTTAGAAAAAAAATGAAAAAAGAACTGAAAATAAATCTAACTAAAAGCGGTAAAAAGTATCATAGAGAACGTTGCAGGTATAACAAGAATACCAGGGCGATGAGTGTAGGAGAGGCTAGAGGGATTAGGATTAGGAGCTTGGAAGGTTTGTGGAGAGTAGGAAACTTTATCAATATAAATAATGTAATTAAATTTGAGGGGGGGTAACAAAATGCAGCATTTAAAAGAAGATATGGAGTATTATCAACTGATGATAATGGTGAGTAAAAAATTTAATTGCGGATACTGTGGTAGTAGTATTTCGTCAGAAAAAGGATTCAATATTAAATCAAATGATATGACTAGTAAGAATACAATAAAGGAGTTAAAATCAGGAGTATATATATGCCATTCATGCCAAGCTCCTACTTTTTTTTCACCATATGATGGAAAGCAATACCCTGGAGCAGTATATGGGGAAATGGTTAAAAATCTATCTAAAGAATTAGAGTCTGCTTACAATGAAGCAAGAGATTGTTTTAAAGTCAGTGCATATACCGCTTCAGCTTTAATGTGTAGAAAAATATTGATGCATTTAGCTTGTGATTTGGAAAAAGAAGCAATAGAAGGAGAATCTTTTAAATATTACATAAACTTACTTATAGAAAAAAATCACCTAACAAATAAACTTAAACCAATGGCAGAGCATATAAGAGGAGAAGGAAATACAGCTACTCACAAATTAGAAGCTACCTCAAAAGAAAGTAGTGAAAAACTTATAAAATTTGTAGAAGTTTTATTGAAAATAAATTATGAATATGTTTTATAAATATAAAAGTCGTTACAAACGACTATCCCTTAAAGAACATGACAATTTCTATTACTAGAATGCCAAGTTTAAGTAAAAGTTTTAAGATATCCATGATATCCCTCCTCTAGTTTAAGATTACGACATATAGTCGGCTGACTTATTCGAACCTCTCTAAAAGAAATCATTTTGTAACGACAATAAC
Encoded here:
- a CDS encoding biosynthetic peptidoglycan transglycosylase, translated to DKRFCKHFGIDLIGIFRAIIINNRSKKRKQGASTITQQIYDIKREKKKLIRDRTYRRKVKQALYSLKIELLEEKHEILKYYLENVYLGKRYYGIENAAQGYFGKTLDLLKKEEIFFIIERIASPNKLLKNRVRTLLNRKIIKSSFSKYELKNLLDLYVKFQKGELCQKNNTKLV
- a CDS encoding DUF4145 domain-containing protein, translated to MQHLKEDMEYYQLMIMVSKKFNCGYCGSSISSEKGFNIKSNDMTSKNTIKELKSGVYICHSCQAPTFFSPYDGKQYPGAVYGEMVKNLSKELESAYNEARDCFKVSAYTASALMCRKILMHLACDLEKEAIEGESFKYYINLLIEKNHLTNKLKPMAEHIRGEGNTATHKLEATSKESSEKLIKFVEVLLKINYEYVL